GCCCCGCCCGGCTCCTCAGCCCTCCCGGGCCGCCCAGCAGCGAGTGGTGACCCGTTCGGCATGCCCGACCGCGGCCGTGCCCGCCGCCGCGGCCGCCTCCTCGGGTACGTACACCGGGGCATCGGCGTGCAGCGGGAGGATCCGCAGCCGCAGCCCGTGCTCGCGCAGGGCCTCGGCGGGCAGCCGGTCGAGGCCGATGTCCCAGGGCCGCCCCGAGAAGAACTGGTCGGCGACGAGGGTGTCCCCGACGTACGCGCGCGCCACGTCGCCGGTCCAGTGGATGCGCAGCAGCGTCCGTCGGACGGGATGGCCGTCCGGAAGACCGTCCGGAAAGCCGTCCGGCAGTACGTCGGCGACGTCACCGACGTCGATGCGGTACTCGGCGGCCACCGTCTCGAAGTACTTGTCGGCGGGCGCACTCGCCCGGTTCAGCACGCCGGTGACGGGCTCGGGCGCCGGACCGGCCGCTCGGACCAGGGTGACGAGCGGGGCGGTGCCTCGGCTGCCTGACTCGACGGCCTGCACCGCGTACCGGGTCAGTACACCGTCCGCGGTCTCCCGCACGGACGCGCCCGCCACCACCGGCGCCCGTTCCGGAGCGGGGAACACGGCGAACGAGGGCTCCGCGGCAAGGCCCTGCAGCCGGACCTCGTCGTGGTCGAAGACGACGCCGTCGCCGCTGAGCACCAGCCGTTCGGCTCCCCAGGCGGCACCCCGGTAGACGGTGTGGGCCGTCGCCGCGTCCAGGACCAGCAGGCCGACCCGTCCGCCGCCCGCCGTCAGCACCTCCACGAGGGCGTCGGTGCCGGGGCGCAGCCCCGTGACGAGGACCTGGTCGCCGGCGAGTGCGGTCTCCCCCGAAGGCGCCTTGACGGAGGTCACCGTGCGGGCGTCCAGGGCGAGTTCGGGGGCGATGCCGTCGGTGGCGGCGAGCACCAGGACGGTACGGCCTTCGTCGTCGACCGTGCACACGGGCTGCGCGGTGGCCCAGTCGAGCCGCAGCCCCGCGATGTCCAGGCGCAACGGCCAGCAGAAGTAGGCCCCTTCGGGGACGGTGAACGGCGTGCTGGGCAGGGTCAGGGCGGCGGCGCCCGGGAACTCCACCGTGAAGGACGTGTCCGGGTGGGCCGGCAACTGCTCGTGCGGCTGGTGGTTGTTGACGAAGAGGAAGCCGCGGTCGCCGTCGCCGCGCACGGCCCAGCGCAGGGTGTCGCGGTCCCGCTGCCCCGAGGGCCCCTGCTCGGGAAGCACCGACGTCATGGGCGCGAGGAGGTGCCCGAAGTCGGCCAACAGGAGGTGCTGGAGGCGCAGTCGGTGGTAGGAGTCCCGGTACTGGCCGTATTCGCCGAGCGGAGCCTGGAAGTCGTACGTCAGGACGGGCAGGTCGTTCGGGTAGTCGGTGGCGTGGGACTCCTGGAGCGTGGAGAGTTCACCGGCGGGGTTGGTCCCGCCGTGGAACATGTAGAAGCCCTGCCACACCGAGCCGCAGCCGATCTTGGTGAGGCCGAGGGCGCCCACGTCGTCGGGCTCGACGCGTGGGCGGCGGTGGTAGGCCACGGCCATGCCGCCGCCCAACTCGCAGGTGGCCCAGGGGAATCGGTCCGCGAAGGCGTCCGGTTCGCCGCCGCGCACGGTCGTCGGACGCAGATCGGCGCCGATGCCCTCGTCGTCGCGCTGATGGGTGAAGAAGAAGTGCTTGCGACAGGTGTCGGGCCAGCCGCCGTCCGCCTCGGTCCAGAACGCCTCGGTGTAGCCGCCGTACAGCGGAAGCAGTTCGTCGGGCGGGAGTTGGACCCCGCCCCAAGCCGTCGATGTCCACAGCGGCGCGCTCAGCCCGGCCTCCTGCGCCATCCGCTTCAGGGTGAGGAGATGGCCGGGCTGGTCGTACAGCTCGTTCTCGATCTGGATGGCGATGACCGGGCCGCCGTGCGCCCGGTCGAGACCGCGCAGCTGCTCCGCGATGGCCCCGAACCAGTGGCGTACCGGCTCCAGATAGGCGGGATCGTCGGTGCGGGGCGTGCGGGCGCGGGCGAGCAGCCAGTCGGGCAGGCCGCCGTTGCGTACTTCCGCGTGCGACCAGGGGCCGATGCGGGGGATGAAGTCGAGGCCGTGGCGGGCGCAGAGTTCGGCGAAGCGCCGCAGATCGCGGTCGCCGTCGAAGCGGACCCGGCCCTCCACCTCCTCGTGGTGGATCCAGATGAGGTAACTCGCGACGGCCGTCACCCCGCCCGCCTTCATCTTGAGCAGCTCCTCCTCCCACTCCCGGGCCGGGTAGCGGGAGTAGTGGAACTCCCCCGAGACCGGGAACCAGGGGCGGCCGCCACGGGTGAGCCAGCGGCTGGTGACCTCGATCGGGTCGGGCACACCGGGGGCGTCGGCGAAGGGGAGGTGCCCGGTCAGCGGGGGTGCGGCGGGCGCGGGCAGTTTCAGGCGGTGCGGGGACCGGGCGGACATGCGGAGTCTTCCCTTCGGTGGGGCGTACGCGGGCATTCTTCGACGGGGCCGTACGGAGGCGCTCTTCAGCGGGGCTGTACGCAGTTGTGTTTCAGCGGGACCGGGTGGCGCGGACGAGCCAGCGGGTGGCCGTCAGGCACAGCGCCGACAGGGCGCACAGCACGAGCGGGACCGTTCGGACTCCGGACCATTCGATGGCCCTGCCGAGCGCCGGTCCCGCCGCGACGCCGCCGGCCATGGACGCGGCGATGACGACCGCGCCCGCCCGGCGGGCCCGTGGGGCGGCCCGGTGCAGCCAGGGCAGCCCGGTCGGGAAGATCGGCGCGATGAACAGACCGACGCCGGCGTATGCGTACGGCGCGAGGCCCGGCACCGCGGCCAGCAGCAGGCAGGCGGTCATGCCCGCGCACGAGACGGTGATGATGGCCTGGGCGGAGAAGCGCAGCGCGATCGGGGCGACCAGGAAGCGGCCGACGGTCATCATCAGCCAGTAGACCGAGGTGGCGGTGGCGGCGACACCCGCGCCGTAGCCGACCGTCTCCAGGTGCGTGGGTTCCCAGCCGCCGACGCCCGCCTCGATGCCCACGTGCAGGACGTAGAGGGCGACGAACACGCCGAGCACCGAGCCGAGGCTGCGGCCGAGCACGGGCCTGCCATCCTCGGGCGCCGCGTCGGC
Above is a genomic segment from Streptomyces sp. R21 containing:
- a CDS encoding beta-galactosidase, producing MSARSPHRLKLPAPAAPPLTGHLPFADAPGVPDPIEVTSRWLTRGGRPWFPVSGEFHYSRYPAREWEEELLKMKAGGVTAVASYLIWIHHEEVEGRVRFDGDRDLRRFAELCARHGLDFIPRIGPWSHAEVRNGGLPDWLLARARTPRTDDPAYLEPVRHWFGAIAEQLRGLDRAHGGPVIAIQIENELYDQPGHLLTLKRMAQEAGLSAPLWTSTAWGGVQLPPDELLPLYGGYTEAFWTEADGGWPDTCRKHFFFTHQRDDEGIGADLRPTTVRGGEPDAFADRFPWATCELGGGMAVAYHRRPRVEPDDVGALGLTKIGCGSVWQGFYMFHGGTNPAGELSTLQESHATDYPNDLPVLTYDFQAPLGEYGQYRDSYHRLRLQHLLLADFGHLLAPMTSVLPEQGPSGQRDRDTLRWAVRGDGDRGFLFVNNHQPHEQLPAHPDTSFTVEFPGAAALTLPSTPFTVPEGAYFCWPLRLDIAGLRLDWATAQPVCTVDDEGRTVLVLAATDGIAPELALDARTVTSVKAPSGETALAGDQVLVTGLRPGTDALVEVLTAGGGRVGLLVLDAATAHTVYRGAAWGAERLVLSGDGVVFDHDEVRLQGLAAEPSFAVFPAPERAPVVAGASVRETADGVLTRYAVQAVESGSRGTAPLVTLVRAAGPAPEPVTGVLNRASAPADKYFETVAAEYRIDVGDVADVLPDGFPDGLPDGHPVRRTLLRIHWTGDVARAYVGDTLVADQFFSGRPWDIGLDRLPAEALREHGLRLRILPLHADAPVYVPEEAAAAAGTAAVGHAERVTTRCWAAREG